DNA sequence from the Cupriavidus oxalaticus genome:
GCTGCAGTGGAGACAATGCAGTACTGCTCGCCATGATGTTTGTGGCGAGCTTTTGTTTACCTGCCGGCTTGCTGCCCCCTACCCCGCCGAGCGCTGCAAGCGCATCGAAACAGAAAAGCTGTCGGCGGGGTGCACGGTCACCGAGACTTCGAAAATCTCGCCGGCGGCGTCCAGGTAACGCCGCACGATCTTCAACGCGGCCGCGCCCGCTTCGAGCCTGAGCGCTTCGGCGATACGCCCGTCCCCGATCGCGAACGCGCGCACGTCCTGGTGGATCTCCGCGATCTGCCGGTCATAGCGCGACTCGATCAGCGCGCTCACCAGCATGTCCGGCGACGCGCGCACCAGCTCGCCGAGCTCGGCATAGGCCGGATCCACGTAGACGTCGGTCCAGGCCATCGGCGTGCCGTCCTTGCCGCCATCCATCCGCAGGCTGGAAATCCGCAGCCAGCGCGCACCCGGCGCGCAGCCGATTTCGGCCGCCACCCCGGCGGTCACCGCCACTTCCTCCACCGACTGCACCACGCGCAGGTGCTCGGCGCCGAACTGCACCAGGTCGTCCACCGACGCCAGCGAGGGCCGGAACACCGGCCGCGGCCGCGCCGATTCCACGCGCGTGCCCACGTTCTTGCGCCGCGACACCAGCCCCAGCTGCTGCAGTTCCTGCAACACCGCGCGGATGGTGTAGCGGCTGGCCTGGTACTGCTCGCACAGCTCGAATTCGGTGGGCAGCAGCGAGCCGACCGCGTAGCGGCCCGTCGTGATGCCCTCGATAAGTTGCCTGCTGATCTCTGCCGGATTGGTTTTGCTCATGACCGCCTGCCCGCGGCCTGGTGCGGACGCGGGTTTACCCTCCTTTTCTAAATATGTTCGAACATATTTAATGCTGGATATGTTCGAACATATTAACGAACTACCCTCTTGCTCTCAAGGTAGCCACATGACCCTGTTCACTGCCCCCACGGCCAGCACCGTCGTCGACTCGATCCTGTTCCGCGATGCGTTTGGCACCGCCGGCATGCGCCAGATTTTCTCCGATATGGCCCTGATCCAGCGCTATATCGAGGTCGAGGTCGGACTCGCCAAAGCCGAGGCCAGGGTCGGCATCATCCCCGCGGAAGCGGCCGAGGTCATCGCCCGCGAGTCGCGCCTGGAGCGCATCGACCTCGACCACATGCGCGAGGAAACCGACATTGTCGGCTATCCGATCCTGCCCCTGGTACACCAGCTGGTGGCGATGTGCGGCGAGGCCGGGCGCTACGTGCACTGGGGCGCCACCACGCAGGACATCATGGACACCGCGGTCGCTCTGCAGGTGCGCGACGCGCTCGACAGCATCGACGCCGATATCCGCGCGCTGCGCGGCATCCTGGCCGACCTGGCCATCAAGCACCGCGACACGCCGATGGCCGGCCGCACCCACCTGCAGCAGGCGCTGCCGGTGACGTTCGGCTACAAGGCGGCGATCTGGCTGGCGATGTTCGACCGCCACCAGCAGCGCCTGGCCGAACTGCGGCCGCGTGTGGCCGTGGTCGAGTTCGCCGGCGCCGCCGGCACGCTGGCATCGCTGGGCGCACAAGGTGAAAACAAGGGCTTCGCGGTGCAGGAAGCGCTGGCGCAGGAACTGGGCCTGGGCGTGCCGGCCACCACCTGGCACGTGG
Encoded proteins:
- a CDS encoding GntR family transcriptional regulator, producing the protein MSKTNPAEISRQLIEGITTGRYAVGSLLPTEFELCEQYQASRYTIRAVLQELQQLGLVSRRKNVGTRVESARPRPVFRPSLASVDDLVQFGAEHLRVVQSVEEVAVTAGVAAEIGCAPGARWLRISSLRMDGGKDGTPMAWTDVYVDPAYAELGELVRASPDMLVSALIESRYDRQIAEIHQDVRAFAIGDGRIAEALRLEAGAAALKIVRRYLDAAGEIFEVSVTVHPADSFSVSMRLQRSAG
- a CDS encoding class-II fumarase/aspartase family protein: MTLFTAPTASTVVDSILFRDAFGTAGMRQIFSDMALIQRYIEVEVGLAKAEARVGIIPAEAAEVIARESRLERIDLDHMREETDIVGYPILPLVHQLVAMCGEAGRYVHWGATTQDIMDTAVALQVRDALDSIDADIRALRGILADLAIKHRDTPMAGRTHLQQALPVTFGYKAAIWLAMFDRHQQRLAELRPRVAVVEFAGAAGTLASLGAQGENKGFAVQEALAQELGLGVPATTWHVARDGLAEAVNLLALVTGSLGKIALDIMIMASTEFAEVYEPFVKGRGASSTMPQKRNPISSELMLAASKAVRQHAGLMVDAMVQDFERATGPWHAEWIAIPESFILTAGALHQAKFALGGLIVDAARMKHNLGISNGLIVAEAVMMGMASHIGRQQAHDVVYDACRTVNEHGGTLADALAALPAVTRYFDRAAIDRMTDPANYLGLAPQMVDRAVALSREQSAA